TCAAGCTTGGTCAGAACGACTTGCCGCTGTTCGGGTACGACCTGCCGTATCCCTTCATCATTATGGTCCTGATCGCTATCATGATGACCTTCTTCTTATCGCGTACCACCTGGGGCTACCGGATCTACGCCGTGGGCGGCAACGAGCAGGCGGCGCGGCTGTCGGGCGTCAATACCCGGCGCGTCAAGCTGATGGCTTTCATGCTGTCCGGCCTGATGGCGGGCATCGGTGGCACGCTGATGACCTCCCGCCTGGCCGTGGCCGCACCGACCGCCGCCCAAGGTTACGAGCTTGACGTGATCGCGGCGGTGTTCATTGGCGGGGCGAGCGTGACGGGCGGCAAGGGCACGATCATCGGCACGGTGATCGGCGCGGCGATCATGCAAGTGCTGCGCACCGGCCTGAACCTGCTCGGCGCAAATGCCTATTGGCAGCCCGCCGCGATTGGCTTCACGATCATCCTGGCCGTGATGTTCGACCGGGCGCGCAACAACCCACGCATCGGCGAGGAATTCCGCAACCTGTTTGGCCGTTCGCGCGCGAAGGATTTTTGACCATGAGCATGACCTCCAGCGACCGCCTGGCAGCGCGACTGCGCGGCGAGTCGGTGGATCGCGCGCCGAACTTCAGCCTCGTGATGCAGTTCGCCGCCGACCAGATCCACGCCCCATTGCGGCAGTACTATCTGGACTATAACGTGCTGTGCGAAGCCAACCTCGTTACGGCGGAGCGCTTCGGCCTCGACATCGTTGACGCGATCAGCGATCCTTACCGCGAGGCCCACGACTTCGGCGCGGTGATCGAGTTCCCCGACGACGGTTTGCCGGTGAACACCGTGCACCGGCTGGCGGATACATCCGCGCTGTCCTCGCTTCCACACCCCGATCCGCTGGCTCCTGGCAGCCGTATGCGCGATCGCGTGGACGCTGTGCGCCTGTTCCACGAGCGAGTGGGCGGGCAGATCCCGGTGCAGGGCTGGATCGAGGGTGCGCTGGCGGAAGCGGCGGACCTGCGCGGCGTGAGCGCGCTAATGTACGATCTCTACGACCGGCCCGAATGGGTCGAGGAGCTGCTGGAGCGTGCGACCGAGGTAGCGATTGACTTCGCGCTGGCGCAGATCGAGGCCGGGGCGACGATCATCGGGCTGGGCGACGCGATCGCCTCGCAGGTCGCGCCGCGCGCTTACCGCCAGTTCGCTGTGCCGTATGAGCAGCGCATCTTCCAGGCAATCACGGACGCGGGCGCGCTGGGGCGGCTGCACATCTGCGGCAATACCACCAAGATCGTAGCCGACATGGCGCAGAGCGGCGCACAGATCATCGACCTCGATTGGCAGGTCGATCTCGCCACCGCACGCCAGCAGGTGGACGCCGTCAATCCGGCCATCGTATTATGCGGCAACTTCGACCCGGTTGCCGTGCTGTACGAGGGCACGCCGGACACGATCCGGCAGGCGGTGCGCGCCTGTCGGGCGGTGGGCGGCGCGACGTGGCTGTGCGCGCCGGGCTGCGAGATCCCGCGCCACACGCCGGACGCGAACGTACACGCCATCACCGAGGCGTTGGCTGCGAGCGCTTGAAGCCCGTACCGAGTTGTTGTAGTAGTGATGCTATGTGTTTTGACAATTTGACGCGGTAGGCCACCGAACCCCCCCCTGCCGCCTGTGGCGGCGTTCCCTCCCCGCACAGCGGAGAGGGAAATAGGGGCACGAGGTGTAGTGGACCCGCAAGCGGGACAGTCAACGGACGATGGTAGGGGGGGATGTACGCCCAGGAACGGACCACCAGGCGGCGTCAAACTCGGTGGGAGTGAGATAGGCGAAGGTCTGGGCCAGGCGAACATGGGTGATATCGGCGACCCAGACCTGATCCGGATGCGCGACGGTCAGTCCGGCCACCCGGTTGAGGTAGCGTCGATGCGGATGGTGGCTGTCGGTCGTGCGGACGCGCCGGCGCGGCGGGGGCCGTTGCAGCCCCATCTCGCGCATCAGACGCTGCACCCGCTTGCGATTGACGACCCAACGGTCCGCCTCGCGCCTCCCCGCTCAGATACGCCAGCACCACCTGCGTTTTGAACTCGTCACTGTGGGTTCGTCTGGCTTTGCTCATGGTAGTGTCTCCCTTTTCTGACTTCAGGCCTACGATTCTCTTGGCTCTCTGTCCACTCTTTGGGGTCCACTACAGACTGCCAAATGCCCACGGATTATGCAGCGATACAATCAGGTGATGGATACGATCCGGTCTTCGGCCAGTGACTTTTCAACGGCTTCGACCACTTTCTGCGAGATGATCGCGTCTTCCATCGTGGAGAGCGGCTGGCCGCCCTTGAGACACACATTCACAAAATGGCGGTCTTCGTTGGTAATCGTACCCTGGTACGCCGTGTACAGCCGCGAGTGCGAAATGCCGCGCTTTGCTTCGACCCAATCCTGATAGGTATAGCGCGTTGTGCCTTCCGTCCCGATCACCTTGACCATAAACGTCCAGGGATCGGCAGAGAGATCGTCTGCCGCGAAACTGGCGCACAGGTGCGCGACTCCGCCACATTCCAGATCGACCAATACCATCGCCAAATCTTCTTTGGTGAGTGTTTCGTAATGACGCACGGCTTTCATCGCTGCAACACGTGTGGGACGCCCCACCAGATACATCATCGTGTAAATATTATGTTGCAGAATATGACGAACCATGCCCGGTAGCGTTGCGGCGCGTTCCTCAGAGTGGTGGATGTTGTACATCACGTAACACGAAACGATTTTTCCGATGTTGCCATCCTGGATCAAGGCCCGCGCGCGGGCCAGACTGTCCTCGTGGATCATGTTATGGCCGGGTACACACACCAGCCCCAAGCGTTCGGCAGTGCATTTCATCTCCTCGACTTCGGCCACCGTCGCGCCGAGCGGCTTTTCGACCAAAACGTGTTTGCCGTGTTCTAAAGCGAGCTTGGTATATTGTAGATGGGTGTCCAGGTCGGTGAGCACAAAAACTGCGTCAATGTCCGGGTCCTTGACCAGGTCCTCCGGGGTATCGTAGAAAGCGCAGCCAAACAGCTTGGCTCGTTCCTCCGCCCGTGATCGTGTACGATTCCACAGGCCAACCAGCCGTGCCTCTGGAATAGCCTGTACGGCTTTGGCATGCAAGATCGAAATCTCGCCCGCACCGATAAAGCCGACCCCGACAGGTTTATTTGCTGACATAAAAATCCTCCTCAAAGTGAAAAACGGTCGTCTATTGTCTGCTATTCGCCACCAGCTACTCGCGTTCAGTGATATACGCCGTACTTTTTGGCGGACTCGACCAGCGCGTGAATGTTATCGTCCGGGGTCTCGGGCCCCATCGCGCAGCCCGGCCCCAGAATGAACCCGTAGCCCGGCCCCAGGATGTCAATCGCGGCGCGGCAGGCGTCTTCCACATCTTGCGGCGTGCCATAAGTCAAGACGTTGGTATCGATGTTGCCCAACAGCGTTGTTTTGCCGCGTGCGTGGGCCTTGGCGATACGCATGTCCGTTTTGTGATCGATCTCCAATATCTGCGCGCCAGTGCCGATGAACTCGTCAATGATCGGGATGGTGTTGCCGCAGATATGGTTATGCAAGATGATGCCTGCGGCCTTCAGCTCGTCAACCATCGCTTTTTCGTGTCGCCAGGGATACTGTTTGTAATGTCGGGGCGAAAGCAAGTCCGGCCCGCCCAACGGCTCACCGATCGAGGTCGAATGCCCGCCGCACTCGATCAGCGCGAATGCGTAGCGTGTCGCCACCCGGCGCGAGTAATCCAACAGCGCGTGGATGAGGTCCGGCTCCTCGCCATAACCAATGTCCATCATAATCTCGTCGAGGCCTCGAATTTGCCCGCTGAGGTCCATTGGCCCCTGGTCGGCGCGGGCGCAAATCCACGCCTTATCCCCGATCTCTTTCGAGAGGATGCGCGTTGCCTTCAAGATTTCGTTCATGGGAAATGTGGTATACGGATCGGGTACTTCCAGGTCAACCACTTCGGACAGGCTCTTGACAATCGGGTCGTGCGCTGCCGGAGCCATGTCGTCCCGATAGATGACCTTGAGGCCGCACGCCTGCGCATTACAGGCCGTGCCGTTTTCCAGCAGGATCATGTCGTGCCCAAACTCGCGCCAGGCCTGGAGCATCGCATCTGCCAGTAGCTCGCCATCCTGAAAAACGTCGGACATGGGCAGCCCGGTTGCGCGGGCGGCAGTCTGGAAGTTGTGTAAATCTACCGGCACACGATCCGGTTTTCTGAAGTGGATCGTCGCGTCGATACGGTCTAGAGAAGTCATAGTATCAGCCATAGTTTGTCCTCAACAGTTGATTTCATTTTCATGATCGCTGCGCAATCCGCCGCGCCAACCAGCCATGTGTAGGTCACCAGGAAACCGCTTGTGCTGGCTGGCAGGTGCGCTGCATTACGAGGCCCACACGTCGTCTTCGCTCTCGACCATACGCGAATCAGCTTGTCGCACGTGCCAGGCAAGACTATTCCATCGAAGCGGTTCGCTCCGGCAATTACAGCGCGCCAGGGGAGGACTTAGTGCATTTCCCGACCTTGTGGCTGCCGTCACCGGGAGCCGGGGCGTTAAGCTTCTCCGGCAGACCGCCCGCTTCGCGCAGGTGGCTGTGCACTGAGTTCATCTCGCCCCACGAGTTGGAGATGCCGCTCAACGGCTTGCTAGAATTTGCCTCGTTAAACCCCTCGCACGGTACCTCGCATGGATAGACCCTTGAATCGCCCTCGAACAGCCCGTGACCATGCGCCGATCGCGATCTCCTAAAACCGCCGTGACCAGTCCTTTGGCCAGCGTTCGATCACCACTTTGGTCTGTGTGAAGAACTCGATAGCATGGTGACTCTGACCATGCAGCGTGCCAAAGAAACTCGCCTTCCATCCACTGAACGGGAAAAATGCCATCGGCGCGGCGACCCCGATATTGATCCCGATGTTGCCCGCCTGTGCCTCGTAGCGGAACTTACGCGCGGCGGAGCCGCTGCTTGTAAACAGGCAAGCCATATTTCCATACTCGCCGCTGTTCACCAGCGCGATAGCCTCGTCAACAGTGTCTACGTGCATCATGCCCAGCACCGGGCCGAAGATTTCGGTGCAGGCAGCCGTACTGCCTGGCCGGACGTCCTGCAAAATGGTCGGGCGTAGGAAATTGCCACGCTCGTAGTGGCTAATAGTCGTGTTGCGCCCGTCGAGAGTCGCCTTGGCGCCTTCGTCCAGCGCGACCTGGATCAAGCTCTCGATGCGCGCTTTGCTCTGCGGCGTGATGACGGGTCCCATCGTGACATTTTCATCCAGGCCGTAGCCAACTACGCGCTGTTTCGCCGCCTCGGTGATCGCCTCGGTGAACAACTCGCGCGCTTCGCCAACCGTGATTGCCAGCGATGCTGCGAGGCAACGTTGGCCCGCGTTGCCGAAGGCACTGTCGGCTACGATGCGCGTGGTCATAGCCAGGTCGGCATCCGGCAATATGACGACGGGGTTTTTTGCTCCGCCCTGTGCTTGCACTCGCTTGCCGTTCGCCGACGCGCGCGCATAGATGTGCCGCGCTACGGGGGTCGAGCCGACAAAACTTACCGCCTGAATCGCAGGGTGATCGAGGATCGCGTTTACACAATCTGCGCCGCCGTTGACGATGTTGATCACGCCGGGCGGAAATCCGGCGGCTTCGAGCAGTTCGGCGGCCATGTGCATAGTCACCGGGCAGCGCTCAGACGGCTTGACGATAACCGTATTTCCGGTCGCGACTGCGTAGGGCAGGAACCAGAACGGGATCATGCCGGGGAAGTTGAATGGTGCGATAATCGCTGCGACGCCTACCGGCTGCCGGATCATCGATTCATCGATTCCCGGCGCGATGTCTTCCGAGATCGTGCCCTGCATCAACGTCGGAGTGCCGCACGCCACTTCAACGTTTTCGATCGCGCGGCGCATCTCGCCTTTCGCCTCGGCCAACGTCTTGCCGTTCTCGTCGGTTATCATGCGGGAAAGATCGTCGATGTGTTCTTCAAGAAGATTTTTCAACTTGAACAAGTATTGAATCCGCTCTGTCGGGGGAACACGCCGCCAGGAGTCCTCTGTCGTCGCAGCAACCCGCGCCGCTTGATCGATCTCCTGCGGGGATGACATTGGAACTCGTGCAATCACATCGCCCGTTGCCGGGTTCACCACGTCTTGATAGACGTCCGACGAGGGTGTTTGCCACTCGCCATTAATGTAGTTTGAAAGTGTTTTCTGCTGCATGCTCATGAATACCTCTCATATCCGCTTGATCAGCGCTGCCCTAAACGCCTCATCCTCTATCGAGTCCACGTCAATCAATTCTTTCACGCCGGGATAATCGAGCGTGGGTCGGATGATTTCCTCCGGGAAGGTAGCAACAATTTCTGTCATTGATCGGTGAGTCATCACAGACACCTGGCTCAAGGTTTGCCGCGCGTGCCGCTGTGGTTCTTGGCGGTGGGCCGGATACCCCGCGCCAGACTCGACACTAAAAATCCGGTCGAAGATAAAACGCAAGTTCACATCGGCGGCCCACCCATAACCCTGATTGAGCATCAGCGAAATGCAGTTGCCACCGTTGATCTGCGTGAACAACCACGCATCCAATGACGTGATGATGTGTCCGCAGAACACGCCGGGATACTGCATCACCGAATTGAGATAACCCTGGCCTGTACCGCATCCACCGACCACAAAATCGACCCGCTTGAGGTGCAGCAAGATGGCGCTCAACAGTCCGGTATGGATGTAGCTCAACTCCGGCTTGGCGTAGTTTTTGGTCATGCCTGCGTTGATGATGGTGTGGCCGCGCCCTTCTAACGCCGCGAGAATATCGGCGTTGCGATCTGCCGCACTCGTTTCGTTTATTACCGCGATTTTCATCGCACACCCCCTCTATCTTTTTCTTTGGATGGCGCGTTCGGCGCCGCCGATTATGTCCTCGACGCTCATGCAAAAGGCGTCCATCAACGGTTCCGGGGCGGGCGCGGTGCGTGTAAAGGTGTCATGAATGCCGACCATTTCCAGCGGGGTAGGGCGATGCAGACTCAGCACCTCGGCCACGGCGCCGCCCAACCCGCCCAGGATGGTGTGTTCTTCGGCGGTGACAATCGCGCCCGTTTCCGCCGCCGCTTTCAGGATGAGCTGCGTGTCGATGGGCTTCAGCGTGTGCATTTCCAAGACGCGCACGTCAAGACCGCGTGCAGCGAGTCGGTCGGCGGCCAGCAAGCTTCGCCCAACCATTGACCCCACCGCAATGATCGTCACATCGCCGCCATCGCGCAGCGTGATCCCTTTGCCGATCGCTACCGTCACACTGGAATCATGCACGGGCAGCGTCGCCGCACGGCTGATGCGCAGATATACCGGCCCGTCATACTCGGCAATCACAGGGACCCATGCGCTCGCTTCGTTGGCGTCTGCCGGGACGATGACGGTCATCTCCGGCATGGCGCGCATGATGGCGATATCCATAATGGAATGATGCGTCGGCCCGTCTTTGAAATCTGATACCCCGGCATAACTGGCTGCGATCTTGACGTTGGTTCGCGCATAAGCTACGCAGGTACGGATCTGCTCCAACGCTCGCAGCGCCAGCAACGCCGAAAACCCGTTGGCGAACGGGACTTTCCCGCCCAATGCCAAACCTACCGCTACATCGATCATGCATGGCTCGGCGATCCCAATGTTAAAGAACCGTTCGGGATATTGTTTGGCGAAAAAATGCGTGAGCGTGGAAGCGGACGTGTCCACGTCCAGCACGACTATGTTCGGATTGACTGCGCCGTAGGCGGCAAGCGCCCTACCGTAGCCTTCGCGCATCGAAATCTCAGCCATGACGCCCCGCTCCTTTGATCTCGGCAACGGCCTGGGCTAACTGCGCGTCGTTTGGTGCGACGCCGTGCCAGTACGATTTGTTCTCCATGTAGGAGACCCCTTTTCCCTTGGTCGTGCGCGCGATTATCATCGTCGGGCGATCATGAATCTCGTCGGCGGTGTCGAGCGCCTGGAGGATCTGTCGCATGTCGTGGCCGTTGATCTCGATCACCGCCCAATTGCACGCGCGCCATTTATCCACCAGTGGCTCGAGGGGCAGAATGTCGTGAACTGCGCCGTCGAGCTGCACGTCGTTATAATCGACAATCGCGGTCAGATTGGCCAAACGGTACTTGGCCGCGACCATTGCTCCTTCCCAGACGATCCCGCCCTGGCATTCGCCGTCACCCATCAGCACATAGGTGTGAAAGGGCCGGCCATCCATCCGCGCGGTCAGCGCGATCCCGATCCCGATAGCGACGCCGTGCCCCAACAGGCCCGCCGTCATCTCCACGCCAGGCGTTTTCAGCCGATCCGGGTGTCCCTGCAAATGGCAATCAAGCTCGCCCCAGTGTTGTAGGTCCTCGCGGGGGAAATAGCCGCATTGGGCTAGCGCCGCGTATAACAACGCCGACGCGTGGCCTTTGCTCATGATAAACCGATCCCGTTCTGGCCATTCCGGGTTATGGGGATCGATCCGCATCTTGTGGAAAAACAGGGCTGCGACGATATCTGCCGCCGACAGCGATCCACCGGGATGCCCGGCCTGCCGCCGGTAAATCATCTCTACGCTGTCAAGCCGCAGATCGCGCGCGCGCTCCTGCAATTCGATGATCTGTGAGTCAGGATGAAAATACATGGGTGTTCTTCCGTTCTCTTTTCTGTCAGATGTCTGTCAACCAGGCGTGCTTAAACCTGTGAGTGGTGAACTACCACACAACGGTTTAAGGTTTCGGCTCTGTTCACGGACGAGAAACTGCTTCAAGGGACGTTGGTCGCTGCGCCCTAAAAGGGTAGGGCCAGTTCTTTCCCTCTGGACCTACACACGCCGCCGCCGTCGTCGTGCGTAGTCAATCGTGATGGCAATGAGCAGGACGGAGTAAATGATAATTTTGTGATAATAGGGGTCGATCCTCAAGATGACCATTTCGTTCTGTAAGACGCCAATCAGCATTGCGCCGACGACCACACCGGGGATGGTTCCCTCACCGCCCATCAAGCTGTAGCCGCCCAGGACGCATGCTGCAATTGCCAGCAGTTCGTACCCCTCGCCCGTGCCGGGATGGCCCAAGCCCATCCGCGCCGCCTGGATCATGCCCACCACGACCGCGCACACTGCCGAAAGGATGTACGCCAGAATGACGCGGCGATCCACGTTGACACCCGAATAGCGCGCGGCCTCGGCATTGCCGCCCGCCGCGTAAATCTGCCGCCCGATGTAGGTATAGCGCAGCAGGTAAAAGGCTAATGCCACCACGACGAGACAGATAACTACCGGGATCGGGATGAGGTCAAAGAAGTAACCCTGCCCGAGGTACTTGAAATCGTCTGTTAGTCCGGTGATCGGGAAGGATTCGGTGATCACGAGGACAAACCCGCGCGCCAACCCCATCGTAACCAGGGTGATCAGGAAACCGTGCATTTTTAGCTTAGTGACAAACAGCCCATGGGTCAGGCCGACCAAGCCGCCCAAACCCAGGGTGGCGATGATGCTGATCCAGATCGCCCACCCGTATTCTTTCATGAAGTAGGCGACCATGACCCCACCAAAGCCGACCATCGATCCGACTGAGAGATCGATCCCTCCCGTGATGATAGTAAAGCCGACGCCAACAGCGGCGATACCCAGGATGGCGATGTCGCGCGTCATGATCTTGAGGTTGTCCTCATTCAACATGTTGGGGTTTTTGAGCCATCCCCCTGCTATCAGCCCGATCACCACCAGAAGCAAAATAAATTCCGGGCTTTTGAGCAGATTTTTGATCCACTTCCATGACGCCAAACCACGGCGGGCCGCCGTCTGCCGGGGATCGAGGGTTGTTGTTTCAGTAATGTTCATAAGAATTCTCCACTATGCCCAAGAATTAACTTGCGATGGCATCAACGAAGGCATCAACTTTGACGAACTGGGTGGCGCTGGCCATGATGGCTTCCTGGCTCATGCTGTCGCGCCTAAACTCACCGGTGATGCGCCCCTGGCACAACACGATCACTCGGTCACTCATCCCGATAATCTCGGGCATCTCCGATGAGATCATCAAAATGGCGAGACCCTGCTGCGCAAGCTGGCTCATGAGCGCGTGAAATTCGGCTTTTGCGCCCACATCGATCCCGCGCGTTGGCTCATCCATTATCAGAATCTTTGGGTTGGAACTGAGCCATTTCGCCAGTACGACTTTCTGCTGGTTGCCGCCACTCAGGTTGCTCACGATCTGGTTAACGTCCGGCGTGGCGATAGACAGCATTTTGACATAATGCGTGGCGATCACCTTTTCTTCTTTGGCGTTCAGCTTCGCCAGAACGTTAGAAATCCGCCGTAGAATGGCCATCGTGGCGTTTTGAGCTACCGTCATGTGGAGTAACAGCCCGTGCTGTTTGCGATCCTCTGGAATCCAGCCGATGCCATGCCGCACGGCATCTGACGGGCTGTGAATGCGCACGTCTTTGCCGTGGATCAAGATTTCGCCACCTGTCACCCGGTCAATGCCACAGATGGCGCGAGCGACCTCGGTCCGCCCGGCCCCTACCAACCCGGCCAGCCCGACAATCTCGCCTTTGTGCAGCGTGAAACTCACGTTGCGCACGCCGTTATCGCTGGACAGGTTGCGCAGCTCTAACACTGGTTCGGCGATCTCGGCGTCCAGTTTGGGAAAAAGACCCACTTTGCGCCCAACCATGAGCTGGATGATTTTTTCTTCGGTGGCCTCGGCTCTCGGCAGGGTTCCTACCCGGTGACCGTCGCGCATGACGATGATCCGGTCGACCACGTCCAATACTTCTTCGAGGCGATGACTGATAAAAACAACCGAAGCCCCTTGCTCTTTCAACCGGCGCATCATGCCAAACAGTGCCTCTACTTCCCGGCTCGAAAGCGCCGACGTGGGTTCGTCCATGAGAATAATGCGCGCCTTCTGGGATACGGCTTTGGCAATCTCGACCATCTGTTGCGCCGCGACGGTCAGGTTTTTCACGGGAACGCGGCCTGGCAGTTCGGTTCCCAGGCCGTGCAGAATCTGCTCTGCTTCCCGGTACATTCTGCGGAAATCCACCATCCCAGTCGCAGCAAGTAGCCGCGGTTCGCGGTTGAGGAATATATTCTCGCCCACCGAGAGCTGGGGGATCAGGGCCAACTCCTGGAAAATGGTGCTGATGCCCAATTTCTGGGCGTGCTGCGGGCTGCGCGGCTCGATAGACTCATCGCCCAGCCAGATCGTCCCGGTGTCTTTGGAATAGACTCCTGACAGGATTTTGATCAGAGTGGATTTGCCCGCTCCATTTTCACCTACGAAGCCCAAAATCTCGCCGGGATAGACCTCGAAATCGACATTATCAAGCGCCTGAACTCCAGGGAACTGCTTGGAGATATTCACCATCCGTAATAAGGGCTTGTCTTCCATGAAGTTCGTCTCCGATTAGACCTCAAGAAATGGGGTTCTCTCCACACTTGGAGAGAACCCCCGGTTTAGCCTGCTTATTGCGACGGGATACCAATGGACTCCAGATATTCCTGGTACAGGTCAAAGGTGTCCGCCTTGATGATGTCTACGCCTGTGTTCAGGTGAATACTGCCCTCGTCGCCGAAGTCGCTCAGCCACGGATCGAGTACTTCCATCGTAGCTTCTTCGCCGAGGACCGACATGGCATACATCACCCAACCGCTCAGGTAGCCGTAGAAGTACACGCGCTGCCCGATCATAGCCTGGACAACGCCATCTTCCATGCAGGTTTGCGTCTGAGGTTCGGCGTCAAAGGCGACGATCTTCACTTCGCCTTCTTTGCCCGCTTCTTGCACAGCTTGGCAGGCCATCGGGCCATCATACGAGTAGAAGGTGATGAAGCCCGCCAGGTCTGGATAGGTCTGCATCGCTGTCTGCGCGTTGCTCAAGGCAACTTCGGGCTTGACATCGTCCAGCAGAACTTCGACCAGTTCCAGGTCGGTGCCTTCCAGCGCATCCTGCACGCCCGCGATCCGGTCCTGGGCATTCTGGGCAGTGGCATAACCGACCAACCCGACGATCTGGCCCGACCCGATGATCTCAAGCGCGGCTTCGCCAGCGGCGTATCCTGCGTCGTAGTCCGACATGCCGATGTACATGGACCGCTCGCTGCCGGTTGCATCTGAGTCGGTGCATAACACGTGGATACCCTTGTCAACCGCAGTCTTGATGATGTCGGCATGACCTGCCCCCCATAAACTGATCCAGTTTGTATGTTAGGATTGGACAATCAAGGAGGCAGAGAAATGCCACGCAAGAGGTATTCACCCGACGAGATCATCCACAAGTTGCGCGAGGCTGAAGTCTTGCTCAGCCAAGGGCTGACGGTGCAAGAAGCGGTGCGACAGCTCGGCATCGCGGAACAAACCTACTACCGCTGGCGCAAAGAGTACGGCGGGCTGGACAAGAGCCAAGCGACGCGGCTGAAAGAACTGGAGCGCGAGAACCTGAGGCTGAAGAAGTTGGTGGCGGACCTCTCGCTGGACAAGTCGATTTTGGAGGAAGCGCTGTCAAAAAAGTAATCAGCCCGGCCAGGCGACGCGAGATGGTGGCGCATGTTCAGCAGCAGCTGGACATTTCTGAGCGGCGCGCCTGCCGGGTATTGAGACAGCCCCGTGCCACCCAGCGTTACGCCAGCCAACGG
This sequence is a window from Aggregatilinea lenta. Protein-coding genes within it:
- a CDS encoding transketolase family protein, with amino-acid sequence MAEISMREGYGRALAAYGAVNPNIVVLDVDTSASTLTHFFAKQYPERFFNIGIAEPCMIDVAVGLALGGKVPFANGFSALLALRALEQIRTCVAYARTNVKIAASYAGVSDFKDGPTHHSIMDIAIMRAMPEMTVIVPADANEASAWVPVIAEYDGPVYLRISRAATLPVHDSSVTVAIGKGITLRDGGDVTIIAVGSMVGRSLLAADRLAARGLDVRVLEMHTLKPIDTQLILKAAAETGAIVTAEEHTILGGLGGAVAEVLSLHRPTPLEMVGIHDTFTRTAPAPEPLMDAFCMSVEDIIGGAERAIQRKR
- a CDS encoding ABC transporter permease — translated: MNITETTTLDPRQTAARRGLASWKWIKNLLKSPEFILLLVVIGLIAGGWLKNPNMLNEDNLKIMTRDIAILGIAAVGVGFTIITGGIDLSVGSMVGFGGVMVAYFMKEYGWAIWISIIATLGLGGLVGLTHGLFVTKLKMHGFLITLVTMGLARGFVLVITESFPITGLTDDFKYLGQGYFFDLIPIPVVICLVVVALAFYLLRYTYIGRQIYAAGGNAEAARYSGVNVDRRVILAYILSAVCAVVVGMIQAARMGLGHPGTGEGYELLAIAACVLGGYSLMGGEGTIPGVVVGAMLIGVLQNEMVILRIDPYYHKIIIYSVLLIAITIDYARRRRRRV
- a CDS encoding RpiB/LacA/LacB family sugar-phosphate isomerase, which codes for MKIAVINETSAADRNADILAALEGRGHTIINAGMTKNYAKPELSYIHTGLLSAILLHLKRVDFVVGGCGTGQGYLNSVMQYPGVFCGHIITSLDAWLFTQINGGNCISLMLNQGYGWAADVNLRFIFDRIFSVESGAGYPAHRQEPQRHARQTLSQVSVMTHRSMTEIVATFPEEIIRPTLDYPGVKELIDVDSIEDEAFRAALIKRI
- a CDS encoding Gfo/Idh/MocA family protein encodes the protein MSANKPVGVGFIGAGEISILHAKAVQAIPEARLVGLWNRTRSRAEERAKLFGCAFYDTPEDLVKDPDIDAVFVLTDLDTHLQYTKLALEHGKHVLVEKPLGATVAEVEEMKCTAERLGLVCVPGHNMIHEDSLARARALIQDGNIGKIVSCYVMYNIHHSEERAATLPGMVRHILQHNIYTMMYLVGRPTRVAAMKAVRHYETLTKEDLAMVLVDLECGGVAHLCASFAADDLSADPWTFMVKVIGTEGTTRYTYQDWVEAKRGISHSRLYTAYQGTITNEDRHFVNVCLKGGQPLSTMEDAIISQKVVEAVEKSLAEDRIVSIT
- a CDS encoding uroporphyrinogen decarboxylase family protein, producing MSMTSSDRLAARLRGESVDRAPNFSLVMQFAADQIHAPLRQYYLDYNVLCEANLVTAERFGLDIVDAISDPYREAHDFGAVIEFPDDGLPVNTVHRLADTSALSSLPHPDPLAPGSRMRDRVDAVRLFHERVGGQIPVQGWIEGALAEAADLRGVSALMYDLYDRPEWVEELLERATEVAIDFALAQIEAGATIIGLGDAIASQVAPRAYRQFAVPYEQRIFQAITDAGALGRLHICGNTTKIVADMAQSGAQIIDLDWQVDLATARQQVDAVNPAIVLCGNFDPVAVLYEGTPDTIRQAVRACRAVGGATWLCAPGCEIPRHTPDANVHAITEALAASA
- a CDS encoding uroporphyrinogen decarboxylase family protein is translated as MTSLDRIDATIHFRKPDRVPVDLHNFQTAARATGLPMSDVFQDGELLADAMLQAWREFGHDMILLENGTACNAQACGLKVIYRDDMAPAAHDPIVKSLSEVVDLEVPDPYTTFPMNEILKATRILSKEIGDKAWICARADQGPMDLSGQIRGLDEIMMDIGYGEEPDLIHALLDYSRRVATRYAFALIECGGHSTSIGEPLGGPDLLSPRHYKQYPWRHEKAMVDELKAAGIILHNHICGNTIPIIDEFIGTGAQILEIDHKTDMRIAKAHARGKTTLLGNIDTNVLTYGTPQDVEDACRAAIDILGPGYGFILGPGCAMGPETPDDNIHALVESAKKYGVYH
- a CDS encoding CoA-acylating methylmalonate-semialdehyde dehydrogenase; amino-acid sequence: MQQKTLSNYINGEWQTPSSDVYQDVVNPATGDVIARVPMSSPQEIDQAARVAATTEDSWRRVPPTERIQYLFKLKNLLEEHIDDLSRMITDENGKTLAEAKGEMRRAIENVEVACGTPTLMQGTISEDIAPGIDESMIRQPVGVAAIIAPFNFPGMIPFWFLPYAVATGNTVIVKPSERCPVTMHMAAELLEAAGFPPGVINIVNGGADCVNAILDHPAIQAVSFVGSTPVARHIYARASANGKRVQAQGGAKNPVVILPDADLAMTTRIVADSAFGNAGQRCLAASLAITVGEARELFTEAITEAAKQRVVGYGLDENVTMGPVITPQSKARIESLIQVALDEGAKATLDGRNTTISHYERGNFLRPTILQDVRPGSTAACTEIFGPVLGMMHVDTVDEAIALVNSGEYGNMACLFTSSGSAARKFRYEAQAGNIGINIGVAAPMAFFPFSGWKASFFGTLHGQSHHAIEFFTQTKVVIERWPKDWSRRF
- a CDS encoding transketolase; this encodes MYFHPDSQIIELQERARDLRLDSVEMIYRRQAGHPGGSLSAADIVAALFFHKMRIDPHNPEWPERDRFIMSKGHASALLYAALAQCGYFPREDLQHWGELDCHLQGHPDRLKTPGVEMTAGLLGHGVAIGIGIALTARMDGRPFHTYVLMGDGECQGGIVWEGAMVAAKYRLANLTAIVDYNDVQLDGAVHDILPLEPLVDKWRACNWAVIEINGHDMRQILQALDTADEIHDRPTMIIARTTKGKGVSYMENKSYWHGVAPNDAQLAQAVAEIKGAGRHG